In Nitrospirota bacterium, the genomic window TCACACAATCATACCGGCGCTACGGCCTCTTTGACGCGCCGAACCTTGATCTTTCCGACGCGTTTTTCCACTTGTGCCAGATCATAGGCTGCCTGCATTCGCAGCCAGGTTTCGGCGCCGCCCCCGAACGCCTTTTCCAGCCGGATCGCCATCTCCGCAGAAATCCCGGCCTTGCCGCTGACCAGATTATTCATGGCCTGCCGCGTCACACCCAATGCCTTCGCCCCATCCGTAATGGAGAGCCCCAGTGGCTCAAGGCAATCATGGCGCACCGACAAGCCTGGATGGGGAG contains:
- a CDS encoding HigA family addiction module antitoxin, which encodes MRMKNPPHPGLSVRHDCLEPLGLSITDGAKALGVTRQAMNNLVSGKAGISAEMAIRLEKAFGGGAETWLRMQAAYDLAQVEKRVGKIKVRRVKEAVAPV